One segment of Nothobranchius furzeri strain GRZ-AD chromosome 13, NfurGRZ-RIMD1, whole genome shotgun sequence DNA contains the following:
- the gemin7 gene encoding gem-associated protein 7 codes for MATPVSVLRLPKGPDPNSRGFDPNSPRFVALCRTSISTSAAEADAKELQREQRARSALRERFLRCLLTMTNKKVQFHMHEKVDVEATFGASDIDVLNFQVSDLHTPIGVQKEALIRCQDVISFTFDM; via the coding sequence ATGGCAACACCAGTGTCTGTCCTTCGTCTGCCTAAAGGACCTGATCCCAACAGCCGAGGATTTGACCCCAATTCACCCCGTTTCGTTGCTCTTTGCCGCACATCTATTTCAACATCTGCTGCAGAGGCAGATGCAAAGGAGCTGCAGAGAGAGCAGCGTGCACGCTCTGCTCTCAGAGAGCGCTTCCTGCGTTGTCTGCTCACCATGACGAACAAGAAGGTTCAGTTTCACATGCATGAGAAGGTGGATGTTGAGGCCACGTTTGGGGCGTCGGACATCGATGTGCTGAACTTTCAGGTGTCAGACCTGCACACTCCAATTGGGGTGCAGAAAGAGGCTTTGATCAGGTGTCAGGATGTGATTTCATTTACTTTTGATATGTGA